The Pectinophora gossypiella chromosome 15, ilPecGoss1.1, whole genome shotgun sequence genome segment ATCGATCACTCCGAGAGAGACAGCAACAGCACTTACCGCTCGCTCTCAATTTTCTTACACGCTTTTATTGGTCGAGTCCCCACATCACTgacaagaatatttttttaatatcctcATTCCAGAAACTACCATGGCTGACGCTGCCCTGGACAATAGTGACGGGCATCCTGACAGCACTATTCTTCGTGATGTGTCTGACGGGCATCAGCCTCATCCTGCAGGACTCGGGCCAGCAGCTCGAGCTTGAAGCAGTCATAATCGCCGTGCATCTTGCCAGAGCTTGTGAGTATGCCGCCATCTTACGTCTTACAGGCTGAAGTCGGTCTCCAAAGCGGGGGCATTCGGGTGGACAGGACACTCTTCACCCGAATGCCCAGGGACACTACTTAGTACATACCTACGTAGTACGAGTATGCTGGAGTGAAGGAAGTTTCAGGCTCTTACTAAAATAGTATCTACACACCACATAAATTGGCGTGTCGTTAAAGTCGACTAAGGGATTTTTGACGTAATGGGCTAAGTGTATAATAACCTGGTGATCTACCATCACAATGGTTACCTAATcacatttcttttttagaaCTCCAATATCTTGGTattcattatcatcaatttaagagccaggctcttgtcggtgcagaaaCTACCATGGCTGACGCTGCCCTGGACAATCTTGGTATTGACACTTGGAAAAGACAAGTCTTTTGggaacttgtggctctgtcttcCCTGATAGGGACTTGTCTGTCTGacataaactataataaaaggAACTGCAAGTAGTCTTCCGAACTTAGTACACAGTCATGAAGTGGTGGAAATTATTAAGTATTCCTTTTACTTATAAAAGTTATCTTTCCAGTCATATCGGTATACTGCATCGTGGTGGTACACAGCAGACACAAGGAGATGATGCTGCAGGAAGATGAGGCGAAGTTCCAGCACTCCGGACGTATCTACAAGGCGGTCAAGACTGACGAACATGgactataaattttataatagtaCTTTACTTTCTCACCGACAATCAATTTATCATGCTTCCGCTGCAACGATTGATGAATTAATGAGTGATGGACAGGAATTTGGGCTGAAATGTTAACGGAGAATGTTGTTGACCAACGAATTTTTAAAGGCTAAGGAACGTTAATAATAATCGTATGGTAcgtacatttaaataaacactagcaaatatgcaagtcgcatgacgccaaagagaaaaaaataaaaataataaacactaaTGTACCAACCTAGTACCTATTAAGTACACGTTTTTCTAAGTATTGGCTGTGtgttatttgtatttaatttattggtactacttataataattgtacattaactatttattatataatatttcaaaaccctgtacttattttttattagtgttGTTGCTAAGTGGATCGATAAATGCATGCAAAGGAACGTAACTATGACGTCAAACAGTAttaacaaagttatttttgcgGTCGATTGAAATCTTTACAATAGGTAGAGTGCTTACGTATTGTCAGTCTAAATAGCACCTATAACTTTGTCAGACAATACGGCGGGCACAGCTGtcaaataatacaaacaatttTCTTTCTCATTTTTTCATCAGCTGTTGGCTATAACACTATCCTAGTCttttcaaaaattttgtatgcGAATTCTGCGTATTGGATGTTTATTGTCGGGATTtcctattgtttatttttgtagatAACAAACTATTTTCAACGCCAGTGCATTTTAAAATTCAGTTTGGAATATAACACCTGACTTTTCATTCATTGATTGTGATGGAACATTAATAACAAGGctatttaaattcaaaagtgTGCGGTTGTTTTCATCAAGTTTATCCATAGTTATCTCGCTGAGACTGAATTTTATTCTACTACAGTATCCTCAAAGCATAATAAAGAGTCCCAAAGGTAAGTggcaaatattattgtttttaaataaacaaaagtgCAACTTCTCTCTAAAATAGATCTCGAGTATTTTTTATCTCGCCTTCTAATCGCGCCTCATAATTACCTcgataagaattattttaaaaataattcgaaatattttttcttcataaAAATTGCAAAACTGGTCTGCATTGAAACTGCTTACCTCAATGACGAATAATAGGGTGTAAGTATGtgattataggtaggtacataaatattttccGTAAAGATTTTCCAAATATGTAGGGAATGTCATTGGAATCTACAACAAGTAAGGtaggtatgtaaaaaatatataaaagatttTCTATACACAGTCTGGTTATATCTCATTTCGAAGGGCAGCTGTATGGTGTTTATAATACACGAGTTTACAAAGTATTGGGTAATAACTCtgtgattatattttattacttctgAAGACATGTTTGGTTGCATGTTGAATGttatatttactgatgtgacaTATTTCTCAGATTTGCATATCTTATCTTGTTTGGGACCGAAAAAATAAACGTTGAAAAGTCTCATATCTCTTAAAATTAACACAACTACTTCtctacttaaaattaaacttattataatgtatgtgtgtgtacatccaatatttttttcacattgTACTTGTCGTTTTGTCCGTGTGACCTTGTTCACTGAGATGGAACTTGTCAAGGTCAGCTGTTAATAAATTATAGTTCTAACAAATTCTAATTATTTTTAGGTATACAGAATTCTAGATGGTAAAAATTATGCCTATTTACGTATTTGGGTCAATTTTGTTCTATTTGTAAACAAATTCCTGTCTTCAAACTAACTAAATCATCCCCtataacatgggacttaaatataactGGCCAAGTTCTAGTGTATATCACCTCAGCTTATAGgtgtgatactatgttatgtcgAAAATTAAATCTCTCATTTACAAATATTGAATCAATTttctaagcaaatggaattccatagagtGCTTATATCCTAATgggaaataaatgtattatgaaACTTagccataataatataaacttgtTGTATATAGTtggttcttttttaaaaagatGAGGAATTTATGTCTGATATTGTTAATAACACCATCCAGcttacaacatcgtatcaacagtggctgcaagttgtctttgattacttgtggctctgcttaccccattagggattatgggcgtgttatatatgtatgtattgttaaTAACAGTTCTGGCACTCAGAATATAAAGTATAGGTAGCTATAGTAAGTTGTCTGATGGTTCTAATAAATTACTAAGGGCTAATGTATATttgaaaagagaaccatattgaagactatagagaaccggagaggaaatatgattggccacctgatacgacacaattcatttataacaaacattatagaaggaaaaattgaacgaaagagaggaagggaaggGGTGtaacctaggagaacatttatgaaacaaataagagAGAAGGTGCAGCtagtgtcgtatcgggaggtgaaggttttggcgggaagaagagaggaatggcgattacttcaccgacaagagcgcagctcttaaataatgagagagaaTGTATATTATTCCAATAATGAACCTATGAGTCACAGCAGTAAATTCAGTCAACTGTGTTCCCAAGGTGACAGGGCTTGTCCTCAACCTCCCATAGAGAGGCCCTTGTCACACTCTGATTGACACACTCACATATTTTCAACtctatacctatattttttacacACAAAATAGTGTAAAATTGCAGATGTGACTTTTAGTCAAATGCACATatgatttattgtatttttttttttaattaaaaaagaactttattttttaataaactttcgacttaaataaacttaaaactttattttagtaGAACCAATACCAAAAATTTTAGGAATTATTTTGAAGACTTGTGTTTCTGCCTAACCAGATAAGGTAGAATGTTATTAGTTATGAAAGTATTTCAGAGTTTTGAGTATATTTTATAGATAGACTCTTCTTcatcttattgtgtgggttgtgaggtggaataccagcctcatcaaccctggagtcagggttatgattgagccaccaaaggcccctgacatgactcatgtaacgattactcacttacatcagtaagtaataaccgggaccaacagcttaacgtgccttccgaagcacggatattatattttagacactttcggacaatcaggtgatcagcctgtaatgtcctaaccaaactagggatcacaaagtgatttttgtgatatctccccactgggattcgaacccgaggtcACCGGATCGTGcgtccaacgctcaatcactggaccatggaggccgtagATAGATAGACTATGAATATCCTTTTATTGACTTGAAATCAAATAATAAGGCTACCAACATGATCTcatcaataatattattgttgtaGTATTAAACATAACATTGTAAGAAACTTGGCACAATGTCAAAAGTCTAGGCTCAGGATATATTGGTAGTTAAATACAAAATGTAGGGACAGATGTGTACCTAACATGTATACCTAATTGGTAATTTAgtataaactataaaaatagATCTATTATTTTAGATATTTAAGATATTTTCTGCAAACATCCTCcaattaaatacttatattttaaaaagtgcTACGTTTAAATACTTTTAAGCTCTTTACTACAATATTCCAACCAAGATAATTCAAGATAACAAGTTTATGGTTGTACCAGTTGAAGCAATTTACTAGTCTAGGTGAAGAACGAAGCTGTGTCATAGTGCAGAGGGAACAGTAGAATCACACATATGCGTCGGAAATGTGCTAAATacacaacatttttttattaatataacgaAATACCTGGCGACCATAGGTTAACTCGGTCCAGTTTTGTTTAAATTAGCTATAATAAATATGCTTTCTTTtgtcgatttttatttttagtgtctTTCTCTTTGTCTTTAGTTAGATTGATTAATAAGAGGCCTGTGCTCAGATTTCggccgtatataggctgtttaaatttatttatttattagccataaattcagatacaatatttttattttttatacagatTCCATTATTCGGCGGTAAcgattaggtaggtatttgtgtGCCcattggcaaaggcctcccccaatctATCCTAGTCCTCTTTGCATATAGCCGTTCTAGTCCATGTTCTGCCGGCCACTCTGACGATTTCGTCCTCCCAGCGTCGGAATGTTTAAAttagttatgtttatgttattgtttatGCCAGCAAGCATTGACCGATTTATACACCATTTTACGTAGCTGAGCGTTCAGAATGTTCAGATACCTCAGAGACGCTTGTGACAAGACCTACTTTTCTATATTTACTGTGGCTTAATTGTAATTAGTAATAAGACATTGTGGAGTATCCAGTTGCAAAGTTGGTGCCAATCAATAACGTGGTGGCCTTGGACGCACTGTCATTATAACGGGACCTGGCGGCTCGAGCCATTAGCTCAGGCGGGGTTTGGGGCGTAGGGAACGAGCGAACAACTCACAATACGTTGCTTCTCTTGACCTGACTTAAACCTTCGGCACACCAAAAGCAATAGCAGCTCAGAAGCGGGGTATTAGAGCGTAAAGAACgaccgccgtggtccagtggttgagcgttgggctcacgatccggggagACCCtcggtacgaatcccggtgggaatataccacaaaaaatattttttgatccctagtttgtttaggacactacaggattatcacctgattgaccgaaagtaagatgatccgtgcttcggaaggcacgttaagcaaagTCCTGGTTGCTACTTAGCTGTTACAGCCCATGTCAACGGCCATTgacgctcaatagtaaccctgacaccagggttgatgaggttggtaatgcatctcactacccacacgatagaagaagtacgtaaaaataaatgtttagaaacgatttcaaaagcaaatattaAAAGAACACAACGTTATGGGGGAATACTGCACGGGAATCAAATATGACAACTCTGAACCGCGTTAAAACTGTCCCGCGCTGCTTCTTACTTGCTCCAACGAGCTGCTGTTGCTTTTGGTGTGCCAAAGTTTTTAATAGTGTACCTATTATTCCTCGGGTATAGAAGTTGAGAAGCTTCAGTGatattaggcggatgagatgtctCACAAAAAAGGTAGGTACATTagaatttatttacatatttaaaaattgacattgagaaacaaaatgtaactatgttcccaactgaataaagaaattttgGAGGTACGACAAAATTACCGCTCAAAAAACCGCTACCTCTCATGGCATCGAAGTAAACGCGCATTCGTCAGACCACAAAACGCAGGCCCGAAACgtgttatcttaataaaaaaaataacgacgCGCATCTTGTTTCGGTTTTCCCTTTATTTGTATTTGTGTGGCGCGGGCGCAGTGCAGTAGTGCATTGGCAGTGCAAGTGTGTAGTGCAGTGAGACATCCGTGTCACCATGCAGTTTGACGATAGGCCGTAAGTGACTGTTAGATAAGAGTGTTTAATATAATCCTTGTTTccttttaatttagttttaaaatatttttatttttaaatatatctctgtatctttatttaatacatatttaTCTGTTGCGGGTAGACTTATAAGATATTACTTTATCAATGAATGTTTACACGTAATGTCCTCAGTCCATCAATAATTGATTTTGGATGAACTGGTGGATGAGCTGGTAAAGTCCCGATGCTTTCATACCGAACATATGAGGGTCGACTTAGGGAATGTggttccaacatgatggactaactGTGCAGGCGATATACTGGTAATCTGTCACCATACGTTTAATTATCCATCTTATGAATTATATCCTAGacttaggataacatttatgaaacaaataaaagagaaggcgcaggtcgtgtcgtatcaggaggtgaaggttttggcgggaagaagagaggaatggcgattattccaccgacaagaccgcagctcttaaatagagagagagagaattataTCCAAGATGGCAGCAAGTTTTCGCGTTAGTTACGGCTCTGCCCATTCCATTAGGGAtcacgggcgtgaatttatgtataacataaatagcctatatacgtcccactgctgggcacaggcctcccctcaatcagaggaggaggaggtatggagtatactccaccacgctattcCACTTATACCATAACATAACAGGTtattacataacaaatactttattgcacatacaggAAGTATACAAAATAACTACGATGATAGAAATAGACAGaacaataggtggccttattgagattgcaatatatatattttaattaaatatatatttaatattaggtatatgATAATTGTATAGGATAGCTCAGCATAGGAATActagtatatattataaatagtttTTGGATTTTTAGCTATTCATAGAACACGGGTCAAGTGTTGATCTATTTTctgcataatatattatgcttctgttTGTTCtgttcttttttgtgttttattcttGTTCTGATAAGATATGCAGTTTTATTCCTGGAACACAGTGTTTTTGTATGAGTAAGCTGATGGATACCTCATGGTACCCACGTCACTGTGACGTTGAATACGCGATTGGGAAATCCTGACACAACAATATGTTGTCCCTGTACTGTAACATTTGCAATCGAGACTGCGTCAGTGGTGGACTGTTTTTGCAACAGCAgtgtgtgtttttatttattgctgtTTTTGATTTGAGtgtttaatttaaaagttttgatttaaattttaatttagctGCTCTATAAATCGAAATTGTCTTGTTTTGTGAGTGCactttattctggtatcaagctaggtataatatttattgggtaacgaactatttttttaaacctaTGCAGGCCTTATCGTGGCTGactgctaactgacgtatctgtacTTCTTTGTTAAAGGGATttatgtcttattgacaattaaaaaaaaaaaaatgtgcaaatcagtttcgccaaaatCTACAGATACGTCAATTCGCAACATCAGCgactttatgttatgtactgtACCACTGCGACCTGTATGGTCTATTGTGATCGCCGCCTCATGCTGTAGTTCACTTTTTAGCCGTAATCTAACTATGTATGGAGTATTTGTTTAGGGGTGAGACGTTTAAGCGTCTCTAGCTGAAGTAATTACGTATCCTATAAAGTGGTCACAGCGCTCCAAGAACCCATTtaccttattgttatttttagatttgggtgcccttggcggctcagtatTTTCTGCGAGGTCTGTCATACATTTAAGGTGGGCAACCTTACGCATAcgagattgattgattgttaaATATATAAACACTTCCCGTTGGACCAAATTACTTTCCACAAGTTTCAAACTACGTAACGTAACTATCTTGGTCTAAGTATTCACTTACTGTATGTATATACCTACAGCTCTTTCCGCAGATAGACACTCTAGTATCTATTTCTACTATAGGCTGTTAAGGGCttattaggctgcgtttccattgatgcggagctgtgcggatatgagcggagatgtgcaggaatccaccaatcaccgtgagggagagagtggaGAGaatccgcacagctccgcgtcaatgtaAATGCAGCTTTACATCTACCTATACggcaggctagatgcgtcaaggtcacgggtggttaccatAGTTACTTCCCACCAACTCGGTCGAGACCGTGGTTACCATAGTTACGACTCGCCAATTTGCTTTAAGACACGATCTGATCGGTAAACGGGAATTGGTGAGGAGTAGCTatggtaaccacccgtgaccttgacgcatctagcctgtcggataggtaggtgtaataagccctttaactacatttaaaaaacaatgaTTAGGCTGGACATGCACTAGTTTGTGCTCCACGGGGCATCTTCGATGTGTTGACCGCTCGGGTGTGTGTTAAGAAACATTAATTTCTACAATGGATTTCCGCATTTAAAGGCgtgatttattaaatattttttcttctttgtttgtgtcatagataattgatatcacgtaggatttgtgcccggttaattaaaattcaattcaaattcaaattatttatttcaggttAATACCAataagtacattagattagattccattattaaagttaaactaaattatataaaatcaaataaaattaaaattatcaatgtcctaataaataaaattaataattattaataaaaatgaaataaaataaattggtgctcattcgggtgcacacaaacttaaTGTGTGCCGTCCTGCACTTGGAAGAAAGGGGTAGAATTAAAGGCAATgggctcgccccttattacatgggatttaaacatagctggcgaggtgtgtACTATACACATACAGGATACAGTCGTGATGCTGCTTTATATTATATGTTAGTTACGATGTCCTTGTGTGTTTCCAGGTCGGCGGAGGAGAAGCCAGGCAAGATGGGCGTCCCGCACGTGACCTCGTTCTGCTGCTGCTTCGGGCTCGAGATGGGCGCCAAGGTCGTCGCATACCTACACCTGGTGAGGGTTACTTCTCTTAAGGAATGATATTCTTCTGGACTGGATTAACCATTCTATCGTTATCATATTtgagtcactgtggttctgtggttcaccggtttgattctcaaatggggagcacgggttcgaaccccgggaAGTACCGGACCTGCACCATTAAATACGGCGAAACGGCTCACCTCCTATCATTTTTGttagtctaacaaaaagctcgatgaggtgtaagtacttagttcatcttgtgatggatgtacctctgactaccccaattgggatatagtcgtgagcttatgtgttttatttatcataCTTCATACGGATAGACAGTCGacataatgtacagtcatgagcaatataatgtacccactttaggactctgtcgcactaacttatttgacatttagtgagacttacagttcaatttgtcaaaaaagttaatgtgacatggtaccaaagtgtatacatattaatgctcgtgaccgtacatgtaaCCACACCTGTTTCCGTAGCATGCTGCCCGCATATCGCGCGCTACGCCGTCATGAAATTGATTTATTGGCTCATTTAGCGCGTCATGCAACATGCGTGCAGCATGCTACGGATTCTAGTCTCGAAGCCCTAAGGATATGTATGATGAACCATTTGGTGTTTGGTTAACTTTATCCATATAGGCAGATAGTGCATCACGATTCAGAGCACATAATCACGTATTTAATGATTGGGAGAAGCCCGGGCTGATAGGAAAATAAGCGCATTCTGTGTTTTTcttcccgataccgaccccgccggcgtggtctacgatttccctcattcagcgcttattgcgattagttctttcaaatCATCTAggcaaaaaagcaatataacaCTCAACTCCGCTTTCCTGTTTATATACGTTACTCAGAAGCGTCATAATTAAATGCACTATTAAAATCACATTCGTTGAGATAAGCCGATGTACTTTCCGAGTATACAATGTAACTAATATCACTGttgattccatttttaaattacattgttCAGATAAATATGATGCGCGTGATTCATATCGGAGCTTGTCAGTAGACACACACATCGACAGGTT includes the following:
- the LOC126373000 gene encoding uncharacterized protein LOC126373000 isoform X2 codes for the protein MVQIWALLELVGYSLVVTLAPLGQDGKVSLHKYVLFITAASVSGVHLLSSILLVVAAYKKLPWLTLPWTIVTGILTALFFVMCLTGISLILQDSGQQLELEAVIIAVHLARAFISVYCIVVVHSRHKEMMLQEDEAKFQHSGRIYKAVKTDEHGL
- the LOC126373000 gene encoding uncharacterized protein LOC126373000 isoform X1, yielding MGVPMVKNCCFCVSLHTGTLIIAYLYTIWALLELVGYSLVVTLAPLGQDGKVSLHKYVLFITAASVSGVHLLSSILLVVAAYKKLPWLTLPWTIVTGILTALFFVMCLTGISLILQDSGQQLELEAVIIAVHLARAFISVYCIVVVHSRHKEMMLQEDEAKFQHSGRIYKAVKTDEHGL